The Clostridium sporogenes genome contains a region encoding:
- a CDS encoding MraY family glycosyltransferase produces the protein MDTKLYIIGAITAIVLSVILTPIVKKAAFILGVVDIPKDERKIHKKPIPLLGGIAIYISFVVALILKKGPLTLEEIGIILGSTVIVIGGFIDDKYDISPIKKIIFQLAAAICLIMCGLKIQFITNPFDQATLYVGLHALAIPITILWVIGITNALNLIDGLDGLAAGVALISCITMFVIAVLNQRWEAAILTSILSGSILGFLPYNFNPASIFMGDTGSQLLGFLLAAISIEGAIKSATAFAIVVPILALGLPIYDTLFAMIRRKINGKPIMQADRGHLHHRLLDMGLTQRQAVIIMYLISAVLGSFAIIAMQISNQKSYFLLTAIMLALILIAWKCGFFSHKE, from the coding sequence ATGGATACAAAATTATACATAATTGGAGCTATTACAGCTATAGTGCTATCAGTTATTTTAACACCTATAGTAAAAAAAGCTGCATTTATACTAGGTGTAGTAGATATACCTAAGGATGAAAGAAAAATTCATAAAAAACCTATACCACTTTTAGGTGGTATAGCAATATACATATCTTTTGTAGTTGCCTTGATATTAAAAAAAGGCCCTCTAACTTTAGAAGAAATAGGAATAATATTAGGATCTACTGTTATAGTTATAGGTGGATTTATTGATGATAAGTATGATATTTCTCCTATAAAAAAGATTATATTTCAATTAGCTGCAGCTATTTGTTTAATAATGTGTGGATTAAAAATACAATTTATAACTAATCCTTTTGATCAAGCTACATTATATGTGGGATTGCATGCTTTGGCTATACCTATAACTATATTATGGGTCATAGGTATAACTAACGCTTTAAATTTAATAGATGGGCTTGATGGATTGGCAGCAGGAGTTGCATTAATTTCATGTATTACAATGTTTGTAATAGCTGTTTTAAATCAAAGATGGGAAGCAGCTATATTAACTAGTATATTAAGTGGTTCTATATTAGGATTCTTGCCTTATAACTTTAATCCAGCATCCATATTTATGGGGGATACTGGATCCCAACTTTTAGGGTTTTTGCTAGCAGCTATATCTATAGAGGGAGCTATTAAGTCTGCTACAGCTTTTGCTATAGTTGTACCAATATTAGCATTAGGATTACCTATATATGACACATTATTTGCTATGATTAGAAGAAAAATAAATGGAAAACCAATAATGCAAGCAGACAGAGGTCATCTTCATCATAGGCTTTTAGATATGGGATTAACTCAACGTCAAGCAGTTATAATAATGTATTTAATAAGTGCTGTATTAGGAAGCTTTGCTATAATAGCCATGCAAATAAGTAATCAAAAGTCATATTTTTTACTTACAGCAATAATGTTAGCTCTTATACTAATAGCATGGAAATGTGGATTTTTTAGTCATAAAGAATAA
- the wecB gene encoding non-hydrolyzing UDP-N-acetylglucosamine 2-epimerase, whose translation MDKIKTITIFGTRPEAIKMAPLVKELEKREEIENRVCVTAQHREMLDQVLELFDIKPDFDLNIMQSKQSLTGITTRVLEGLEEIFEKEKPNLILVHGDTTTTFAGALAGFYKQIKVGHVEAGLRTFDKYFPFPEEMNRKLTGSIADLNFAPTIGSKNNLLREAIDEDSIFVTGNTVIDAMEFTVEQDYAFENKDLNEIDYKNKKVIMVTAHRRENWGEGIENICNALKTIIEKYKDVEIVYLVHLNPVVRDTVYSILGDLERVHLLDPLDTKETHNLMNKCYMLMTDSGGLQEEAPHLGKPVLVLRDVTERPEAVKVGTVKLVGTDKEVITKEASNLIENKQKYDIMSRAINPYGDGKASTRIVDSILYYFDKIEKRPEEFHVNK comes from the coding sequence GTGGATAAGATAAAAACTATTACTATATTTGGAACTAGACCAGAAGCTATAAAAATGGCACCTTTAGTTAAAGAATTAGAAAAAAGAGAAGAAATAGAAAATAGGGTGTGTGTGACAGCACAACATAGAGAAATGTTAGATCAAGTTTTAGAATTATTCGATATAAAACCAGATTTTGATCTTAATATAATGCAATCAAAACAAAGTCTTACAGGTATAACTACAAGAGTGTTAGAAGGATTAGAAGAAATTTTTGAAAAAGAAAAACCTAATTTAATATTAGTTCATGGTGATACAACTACAACTTTTGCAGGAGCCTTAGCAGGTTTTTATAAGCAAATAAAAGTAGGGCATGTAGAAGCTGGATTAAGAACTTTTGATAAGTATTTTCCTTTCCCAGAGGAAATGAACAGAAAACTTACAGGAAGTATAGCAGATTTAAATTTTGCCCCTACTATAGGTTCTAAAAATAATTTATTAAGAGAGGCTATAGATGAAGACAGCATATTTGTAACAGGAAATACAGTTATAGATGCTATGGAGTTTACTGTAGAACAAGATTACGCTTTTGAAAATAAAGATTTAAATGAAATAGATTATAAAAATAAAAAAGTAATAATGGTTACAGCTCATAGAAGAGAAAATTGGGGAGAAGGTATAGAAAATATATGTAATGCGTTAAAAACTATAATAGAAAAATACAAGGATGTAGAGATTGTATATTTAGTTCATTTAAACCCAGTGGTAAGAGATACAGTTTATAGTATTTTGGGGGATTTAGAAAGAGTACATTTATTAGATCCATTAGATACAAAAGAAACACATAATTTAATGAATAAATGTTATATGCTAATGACAGATTCAGGTGGACTTCAAGAAGAAGCACCACATTTAGGTAAGCCCGTTTTAGTACTAAGAGATGTAACAGAGAGACCAGAAGCTGTAAAAGTAGGAACAGTTAAGCTTGTGGGGACAGATAAGGAAGTTATAACTAAAGAAGCCTCTAATTTAATAGAAAACAAACAAAAATATGATATTATGAGCAGAGCTATAAACCCATATGGGGATGGTAAGGCATCAACTAGAATAGTGGATAGTATATTATATTATTTTGATAAGATAGAAAAAAGACCAGAAGAATTCCACGTTAATAAATAA
- a CDS encoding ATP synthase subunit I codes for MIKEIKEMISKVTIFNFIIGITFFIIIYITFNISYSFCFLIGLIVANINLFINTKTTNMVIIKNKNSILSILGFFIRIIIVCILGLLLSTDNTKNIIPFLLGYSSNFISIIFYGTNLGKNKV; via the coding sequence TTGATAAAAGAAATTAAAGAAATGATTTCTAAAGTAACAATATTTAATTTTATAATAGGAATAACTTTTTTTATTATTATCTATATAACCTTCAATATTAGTTATAGCTTTTGTTTTTTAATAGGATTAATAGTAGCTAATATTAATCTATTTATAAATACTAAAACTACTAATATGGTAATAATAAAAAATAAAAATTCTATATTATCTATATTAGGTTTTTTTATTAGAATTATTATTGTGTGTATTTTAGGCCTTTTATTGTCTACAGATAACACAAAAAATATTATTCCTTTTTTACTTGGATATAGTTCAAATTTTATATCTATAATATTTTATGGAACCAATTTAGGTAAAAACAAAGTATAA
- a CDS encoding F0F1 ATP synthase subunit A: MEKFSPLFYINLFGYKFGITSSLVIQWVIIAIVALLSIILTRNLNKVPSKRQTVMEMMLDLVRNLVNENMGEEFKSFIPFIGTLMIYLLLMNLVGLLGLKPPTLDYSVVLGMALISFVVIQGYAIRKSGVKNYFLGYGKPYLFLLPLNLIERVMLPVSLSLRLFGNITAAVLIMDLVYSALASISWFAQLVVPIPLHIYFDVFDGTIQMVIFVMLTMINIKVIAEH, encoded by the coding sequence TTGGAGAAATTTTCACCATTATTTTATATTAACTTATTTGGATATAAATTTGGTATTACCTCAAGTTTAGTAATTCAATGGGTAATTATTGCAATAGTAGCGTTATTAAGTATTATATTAACAAGAAATTTAAATAAAGTTCCAAGCAAAAGACAAACAGTTATGGAAATGATGTTGGATTTAGTTAGGAATTTAGTTAATGAAAATATGGGAGAAGAATTTAAAAGCTTTATTCCATTTATAGGAACACTTATGATATATCTATTGCTTATGAATTTAGTTGGATTATTAGGCTTGAAACCACCAACTTTAGATTATAGTGTAGTGTTAGGAATGGCATTAATATCTTTTGTAGTAATACAAGGATATGCTATAAGAAAGTCTGGAGTAAAAAATTATTTTTTGGGATATGGTAAACCATATTTATTTTTATTGCCTTTAAACTTAATAGAGAGAGTTATGCTTCCAGTATCTTTGAGTTTGAGATTATTTGGTAATATAACAGCAGCAGTACTTATTATGGATTTGGTTTACTCAGCTTTAGCTAGTATAAGTTGGTTTGCTCAATTAGTAGTTCCTATTCCACTTCACATATATTTTGATGTGTTTGATGGAACTATTCAAATGGTTATATTTGTTATGTTAACTATGATTAATATAAAAGTAATAGCAGAACATTAA
- the atpE gene encoding ATP synthase F0 subunit C: MDPKAFVSGMAALGAGIAALACIGAGIGTGNATGKAVEGVSRQPEASGKIMSTLVIGSAFSEATAIYGLIIALFLIFKI; encoded by the coding sequence ATGGATCCAAAAGCATTTGTATCAGGAATGGCAGCTTTAGGAGCAGGAATAGCAGCGTTAGCTTGTATAGGAGCAGGAATAGGTACAGGAAATGCTACAGGAAAGGCTGTAGAAGGAGTTTCAAGACAACCAGAAGCAAGTGGTAAAATAATGAGTACTCTTGTTATAGGTAGTGCCTTTTCAGAAGCAACAGCAATTTACGGGTTAATAATAGCATTATTTTTAATATTTAAGATTTAA
- a CDS encoding F0F1 ATP synthase subunit B has protein sequence MDISIPQIIAAILNFIILLLIVKHFWFDKITAIVDSRQNEIINKIEDTDKNQKLALELKEKNELELSNSKKQGKTIVEEYKLKAEKVYEDILKEAHEEADGIIKKSRLEAERQKKNAEEEIKAEAVELAVLVSSRTLEKTIDDLEHRRLIKDFISKVGI, from the coding sequence ATGGATATAAGCATTCCGCAAATTATAGCTGCAATATTAAATTTTATTATACTGCTTTTAATAGTAAAACATTTTTGGTTTGATAAAATAACTGCTATAGTTGATTCAAGACAAAATGAAATTATAAATAAAATAGAAGATACAGATAAGAATCAAAAATTAGCATTAGAACTAAAAGAAAAAAATGAGTTAGAACTAAGTAATTCAAAAAAACAAGGTAAAACTATAGTAGAGGAATATAAATTAAAAGCTGAAAAAGTATATGAGGATATTCTTAAAGAAGCCCATGAAGAAGCAGATGGAATAATAAAAAAATCAAGATTAGAAGCGGAAAGACAAAAGAAAAATGCAGAAGAGGAAATAAAGGCAGAAGCAGTAGAACTTGCAGTATTAGTTTCTTCTAGAACATTAGAAAAAACTATTGATGATCTTGAACATAGAAGACTTATAAAGGATTTTATAAGTAAGGTAGGTATATAG
- a CDS encoding F0F1 ATP synthase subunit delta: MYEYLDRRYALALYEVAEENNKVDEYLRDLKEVVNIIKNSEDICKILKHPEISTSRKKDIFTEIFKGKVDDGLLSFLLVLIEKDRILYLEEKLKEMEKIYLEKNNMLLANVKTVIPLLKEEKEELIKKLGNKYNKKIILQEEIDKSIIGGVYVRVGDDVLDGTLSTRLKDIKKMMLKRE; the protein is encoded by the coding sequence ATGTATGAATATTTAGATAGAAGATATGCTTTAGCTCTTTATGAAGTAGCAGAAGAGAACAATAAAGTAGATGAATATTTAAGAGATCTAAAAGAAGTAGTAAATATAATAAAAAATAGTGAAGATATTTGCAAAATACTAAAACATCCAGAAATAAGTACTTCTAGAAAGAAAGATATATTCACTGAAATATTTAAAGGTAAAGTAGATGATGGGCTTTTATCATTTTTATTAGTATTAATAGAAAAGGATAGAATTTTATATTTAGAAGAAAAGCTAAAAGAAATGGAAAAGATCTATTTAGAGAAAAATAACATGCTTTTAGCTAATGTTAAAACTGTAATCCCATTATTAAAAGAGGAAAAAGAAGAATTAATAAAAAAATTAGGAAATAAATATAATAAAAAAATAATATTACAAGAAGAAATAGATAAAAGCATAATTGGCGGAGTATATGTAAGAGTTGGAGATGACGTTTTAGACGGTACTCTAAGTACAAGATTAAAAGACATAAAAAAAATGATGCTCAAAAGAGAATAG
- the atpA gene encoding F0F1 ATP synthase subunit alpha, with protein MHIKPEEITSIIRQQIEKFNTNVETVDSGTIIQIGDGISRVYGLQDCMEGELIEFPNDVYGMALNLEQDNVGCVLLGSEEGIKEGNIVKRTGKVVEVPVGEALVGRVVNSLGMAIDGKGPVLTNETRAVEVQAPGVIDRQSVKEPLQTGIKAIDSMIPIGKGQRELIIGDRQTGKTAIAIDTILNQKGNDVICIYVAIGQKQSTVAHIVNDLTKMGAMDYTIVVSSTASDSAPLQYLAPYAGCSMGEYFMHKGKDVLIVYDDLSKHAVAYRTMSLLLRRPPGREAYPGDVFYLHSRLLERSARLSEKLGGGSLTALPIVETLAGDVTAYIPTNVISITDGQIFLEADLFNAGQRPAVNAGISVSRVGGNAQIKAMKQVAGTLRLDLAQYRELAAFSQFGSDLDKESVKRLEKGKRLVEILKQTQYRPMSVEKEVIILYAVVNNHLSDIPVNKIKVFEEELFKYMDTHYREIEKEILEKKQLTDELKSKLDKAINDFKNVFLSEI; from the coding sequence ATGCATATAAAGCCAGAAGAAATAACATCAATAATAAGACAACAAATAGAAAAATTTAATACTAACGTAGAGACTGTAGATTCAGGAACAATAATTCAAATTGGAGATGGAATTTCTAGAGTTTATGGATTACAAGATTGTATGGAAGGGGAACTTATAGAGTTTCCAAATGATGTTTATGGAATGGCTCTAAACCTAGAACAAGATAATGTGGGTTGCGTTTTACTAGGATCTGAAGAAGGTATAAAAGAAGGAAATATAGTAAAAAGAACTGGAAAAGTAGTTGAAGTACCTGTAGGAGAAGCATTAGTAGGAAGAGTAGTGAACTCTCTAGGTATGGCTATAGATGGAAAAGGACCAGTTTTAACTAATGAAACTAGAGCAGTTGAAGTGCAAGCACCAGGAGTTATAGATAGACAGTCTGTAAAAGAACCATTACAAACAGGAATAAAAGCTATAGACTCCATGATACCTATAGGTAAAGGGCAAAGAGAGTTAATTATAGGTGATAGACAAACAGGAAAAACAGCTATAGCAATAGATACAATACTTAATCAAAAGGGTAATGATGTAATATGTATATATGTTGCTATAGGACAAAAACAATCTACAGTAGCACATATAGTTAATGACTTAACTAAAATGGGAGCCATGGATTATACTATAGTGGTTTCATCTACAGCATCGGATTCAGCTCCTTTGCAGTATCTAGCACCTTACGCTGGATGTAGCATGGGTGAATACTTTATGCATAAAGGGAAAGATGTTTTAATAGTATATGATGATTTATCTAAGCATGCAGTAGCTTATAGAACAATGTCTCTATTACTTAGAAGACCACCAGGAAGAGAAGCTTATCCAGGAGATGTGTTTTATTTACACTCAAGATTACTAGAAAGGTCTGCTAGGTTGTCAGAAAAACTAGGAGGCGGTTCATTAACAGCTTTACCAATAGTAGAAACTTTGGCAGGAGATGTTACTGCATATATACCAACTAATGTTATATCAATAACAGATGGTCAAATATTCTTAGAAGCTGATTTGTTTAATGCAGGACAAAGACCAGCGGTTAACGCAGGAATATCAGTATCAAGGGTTGGTGGAAATGCTCAAATTAAGGCTATGAAACAAGTAGCTGGTACATTGAGATTAGATTTAGCACAATATAGAGAATTAGCAGCTTTCTCTCAATTCGGATCTGATTTAGACAAAGAATCAGTGAAAAGATTGGAAAAAGGTAAAAGATTGGTTGAGATATTAAAGCAAACTCAGTACAGACCTATGTCTGTTGAGAAAGAGGTAATAATTCTTTATGCTGTAGTTAATAATCATCTTTCAGATATACCTGTAAATAAAATAAAAGTATTTGAAGAAGAATTATTTAAATATATGGATACTCATTATAGAGAAATAGAAAAAGAGATATTAGAAAAGAAACAATTAACTGATGAGCTTAAAAGCAAGCTAGATAAAGCTATTAATGATTTTAAAAATGTATTTTTATCAGAGATTTAA
- the atpG gene encoding ATP synthase F1 subunit gamma → MAGAGLIGIRRRIKSVTNIRKITKAMGLVATSKLRKARVNLEINKKYYNKYESVLKDIINSMEDKNIYIDGNDSDNKLYVIFTSDSGLCGSFNVNIINNVIDEIKKDREKSLAIVIGQKGRMYLKKLGIKTLAEYIEIPDVPTAKEARIIAQSIVELYSTKKVGEVFLVYSEFYSPVKQQVLINKILPFTKENKNDNRYIEFDPSIAQVMDEVLENYLKAAVLNCFYNSKASENGSRMTAMNGATDNANDLLDNLNVQFNRLRQSAITQEISEIVGGAEAQR, encoded by the coding sequence ATGGCAGGCGCAGGGCTTATCGGAATAAGAAGAAGAATAAAATCTGTAACCAATATAAGAAAAATCACAAAAGCTATGGGGCTTGTAGCTACTTCTAAACTTAGAAAAGCTAGGGTTAATTTAGAAATAAATAAAAAATACTATAATAAATATGAATCAGTATTAAAAGATATAATTAACTCTATGGAAGATAAAAATATTTATATAGATGGCAATGATAGTGATAATAAGCTATATGTTATATTTACATCTGATTCAGGTCTTTGTGGTAGCTTTAATGTAAACATAATAAATAATGTTATAGATGAAATAAAAAAAGATAGAGAAAAATCTTTAGCTATAGTAATAGGACAAAAGGGAAGAATGTATTTAAAGAAACTAGGTATAAAAACTTTAGCAGAATACATAGAAATACCTGATGTTCCTACAGCAAAAGAAGCTAGAATTATAGCACAGAGTATAGTAGAACTTTATAGCACTAAAAAAGTAGGAGAAGTTTTCTTAGTATATTCAGAGTTTTATTCACCTGTTAAACAGCAGGTCTTAATTAATAAAATATTACCATTTACTAAAGAAAATAAAAATGATAATAGATATATAGAATTTGATCCTTCAATAGCTCAGGTGATGGATGAAGTTTTAGAAAATTATTTAAAAGCAGCTGTGTTAAATTGTTTTTATAATTCAAAAGCTAGTGAAAATGGTTCTAGAATGACAGCAATGAATGGTGCAACAGACAATGCTAATGATTTGCTAGATAATTTAAATGTACAATTTAATAGATTAAGACAAAGTGCTATTACACAAGAAATATCAGAAATAGTTGGTGGTGCAGAAGCTCAAAGGTAG